In the Campylobacter sp. RM6914 genome, one interval contains:
- a CDS encoding YbgC/FadM family acyl-CoA thioesterase, giving the protein MRVKIYYEDTDAGGIVYHANYIKFCERARSDLFFTAGRKFFLPSSHFVVSSLEAKFIKPSVLGDLLEIKTSVLEIKKASLVLRQEIFRIGDINGETKLESVFAMNVTLAFLKDGKPQRLSEELLSFISSSMSLTGENL; this is encoded by the coding sequence GTGAGAGTTAAAATTTATTACGAAGATACCGATGCAGGTGGGATAGTATATCATGCAAATTATATTAAATTTTGCGAACGAGCAAGGAGCGACTTGTTTTTTACGGCAGGTAGAAAATTCTTCTTGCCAAGTAGCCATTTTGTAGTATCTTCGCTAGAGGCTAAATTTATAAAGCCATCTGTTTTGGGTGATCTGCTAGAGATTAAAACAAGTGTTTTAGAGATCAAAAAGGCTTCGCTTGTTTTACGCCAAGAAATTTTTAGAATAGGCGATATAAACGGCGAAACAAAGCTAGAGTCGGTATTTGCCATGAACGTAACTCTTGCCTTTTTAAAGGACGGCAAGCCTCAAAGGCTAAGTGAGGAATTGTTGTCTTTTATCTCTTCTTCCATGAGTTTGACTGGCGAAAATTTATAG
- a CDS encoding threonine/serine exporter family protein: MIDALFAAVAGLGFAYASSPPAKTLAFSALIAAISHASRFLILQVQILNITVATLIASFLAGILGMFFAKRLKVPAEIIAFPALLPMVPGIYAYKSILALFSFIKSDDASEKMNLLIIFFDNALTTAGVAIAMGVGVSITLLLFYEQSLMITRGARCDIKTRKEVR, encoded by the coding sequence ATGATAGATGCTTTGTTTGCAGCTGTTGCGGGACTAGGCTTTGCATATGCGAGTTCGCCTCCTGCTAAAACGTTGGCATTTTCCGCACTCATCGCCGCGATATCACACGCTAGTCGATTTTTGATACTTCAGGTGCAAATTCTCAACATCACGGTGGCGACTTTGATAGCATCGTTTTTGGCAGGGATACTTGGTATGTTTTTTGCAAAAAGGCTTAAGGTGCCGGCTGAGATTATCGCATTTCCGGCACTTTTGCCGATGGTTCCAGGAATTTACGCGTATAAAAGTATACTTGCGCTTTTTTCGTTTATAAAAAGCGATGACGCAAGCGAAAAGATGAATTTGCTTATAATATTTTTTGATAACGCACTTACGACCGCTGGTGTGGCGATAGCTATGGGAGTTGGTGTTTCTATAACTCTTTTGCTTTTTTACGAGCAGTCTTTAATGATAACTCGCGGCGCAAGGTGTGATATAAAAACTAGAAAAGAGGTAAGATAG
- a CDS encoding threonine/serine exporter family protein, whose product MKEKPHIQAVTDFLIEYATKMLSIGTYTARIDRCVGRIARAYGYDVSLTIFVRNFTISVMDPLDNSIRRTYVKSTATSVVNFRLISELSALSWQIYDDRFSLEVAKEHFADIITHQNNSFAKTLIFITLANSAFCKLFGGDFGAVISVFVATFIGFYCRFLLAKFSVNLKLQYIIVSFISSFIAYLGVHFGFSTTPDVAIGSSILFMMPGIFMINSIFDILNENILVGISRAFSTGILILCIAIGVYMTLSISNIGLIGV is encoded by the coding sequence ATGAAAGAAAAACCTCATATCCAAGCCGTTACCGACTTTTTGATCGAATACGCTACAAAAATGCTAAGTATCGGCACGTATACCGCAAGGATCGATCGTTGTGTTGGTCGTATAGCAAGGGCTTATGGTTATGATGTTAGTTTAACGATATTTGTTAGAAATTTTACCATTAGCGTTATGGACCCGCTTGATAACTCTATTAGGCGGACTTATGTTAAAAGCACCGCGACTTCTGTTGTAAATTTTAGACTTATCTCGGAACTTAGCGCACTTAGTTGGCAGATATATGATGATAGATTTAGTCTTGAAGTAGCAAAGGAGCATTTTGCTGATATCATAACTCATCAAAATAACTCTTTTGCTAAAACGCTCATTTTTATAACGCTTGCAAATTCGGCTTTTTGTAAGCTTTTTGGTGGTGATTTTGGGGCTGTGATCTCTGTGTTTGTGGCTACATTTATAGGGTTTTATTGTAGATTTTTGCTTGCTAAATTTAGCGTAAATTTAAAACTTCAATACATAATCGTCTCATTCATATCGTCATTTATAGCATATTTGGGAGTTCATTTTGGATTTTCCACGACGCCTGATGTCGCCATAGGTTCTAGTATCTTGTTTATGATGCCTGGAATTTTTATGATAAATTCGATATTTGATATTTTAAACGAAAATATACTTGTCGGCATAAGTCGCGCCTTTAGCACGGGTATACTCATCTTATGTATAGCCATCGGTGTTTATATGACGCTTTCTATCTCAAATATAGGACTGATTGGTGTTTGA
- a CDS encoding DUF4149 domain-containing protein, which produces MKNVYLFLLAGLIGVELALGVFVAPAIFYPQRYMGESPLTHFESGVIMTQIFIKYNYALLFVSAFALLFELFGPKGKTSFYIKISSFALAFINLALALAFVFYFTDFIIAAQAMGEEMTMGNAEFDAMHKASEYVMKLMLMAQTLLFFISAIKSKSQA; this is translated from the coding sequence ATGAAAAACGTGTATTTGTTTTTGTTGGCTGGACTTATTGGTGTGGAGCTTGCTCTTGGTGTATTTGTAGCTCCTGCGATATTTTATCCGCAAAGATATATGGGAGAAAGCCCGCTTACTCACTTTGAAAGTGGAGTGATAATGACGCAAATTTTTATCAAGTATAATTACGCTTTGCTTTTTGTGAGTGCATTTGCATTGTTATTTGAGCTATTTGGTCCAAAAGGAAAAACAAGCTTTTATATTAAAATTTCAAGCTTTGCATTGGCGTTTATAAATTTAGCGCTCGCTCTTGCTTTTGTGTTTTATTTTACGGATTTTATCATCGCTGCACAAGCTATGGGAGAAGAGATGACGATGGGCAATGCTGAGTTTGACGCTATGCATAAAGCAAGCGAATACGTAATGAAGTTAATGCTTATGGCACAGACTTTACTATTTTTTATAAGTGCGATAAAATCTAAAAGTCAGGCATGA
- the prmC gene encoding peptide chain release factor N(5)-glutamine methyltransferase: MRIEEALVKARSELKIHESGANVARNLMLFHLKVSQNELFLNLKNELQDESGYFALIERFKDGKPLEYITGLASFYSLEFDVLSGVLVPRPETEILVEKVLELSKEFDNPKIAEIGTGSGIISVCLALNLDTSIVATDISEIALKNAKQNALKFNVADKIKFVKTEFLNTVDEKFDIIISNPPYIANDYKLDKWVLNEPKTALFGGEKGDEILKDIVRIASQKGVRYLACEMGYDQKKAMGECLKFYGFSAEFYTDLAGFDRGFVAKNLNKTKGKV; encoded by the coding sequence ATGAGGATTGAAGAGGCTTTAGTAAAGGCTAGAAGCGAGCTTAAGATCCACGAAAGCGGTGCAAACGTAGCAAGAAATTTAATGCTATTTCACCTTAAGGTAAGCCAAAACGAGCTTTTTTTAAATTTAAAAAACGAACTGCAAGACGAGAGCGGATATTTTGCTTTGATAGAGCGTTTTAAAGATGGCAAACCTCTTGAATACATAACGGGTCTTGCCTCGTTTTACTCGCTTGAATTTGACGTGCTTAGCGGAGTTTTAGTCCCTAGACCAGAGACTGAAATTTTAGTTGAAAAAGTGCTTGAGCTATCAAAGGAATTTGATAATCCAAAAATCGCTGAGATCGGTACAGGAAGTGGGATAATAAGCGTTTGTTTGGCTTTAAATTTAGACACAAGTATAGTTGCAACCGATATCAGTGAAATAGCGCTAAAAAATGCAAAGCAAAATGCGTTAAAATTTAACGTAGCGGATAAAATAAAATTTGTAAAAACCGAGTTTTTAAACACAGTGGATGAGAAGTTTGATATCATAATTTCAAATCCACCCTACATCGCAAATGATTACAAGCTTGACAAATGGGTTTTAAACGAGCCTAAAACCGCACTTTTTGGCGGTGAAAAAGGCGATGAAATTTTAAAAGATATAGTAAGGATCGCAAGTCAAAAAGGTGTTAGATATCTTGCTTGTGAGATGGGATATGACCAAAAAAAAGCGATGGGTGAGTGTTTGAAATTTTATGGATTTAGTGCGGAGTTTTATACGGATCTAGCCGGATTTGACCGCGGATTTGTTGCAAAAAATTTAAATAAAACTAAAGGGAAAGTATGA
- a CDS encoding M48 family metallopeptidase: MLGFFVVLFVFYAAFKAYVSFLQIKFIKQESLKPAVVLEEAEYKNAAKIAIDNQKFELASLIFGTFVSIVWLVFGLRILFEATVKTASNTEYIVFVMSFLIINSLFDLPFNVYEKFIKDKKHGFSNVTAKIFIIDTIKSLALTLVFGSAFVWLLLFCLEALGELWWFWAFLISFGIILIINLIYPTVIAPIFNKVTPLEDGELKSNIENLLTSLGFKSSGVFVMDASKRDNRLNAYFGGLGATKRVVLFDTLIKKLSVDEIIAVLGHELGHFKHKDILKMIALSSLMLFCLFGVFGNINKGAYDALGMSGGGAVIVFLLLFSPIFSFIFSPFISYISRKNEFNADKFGAKTKDRQSMINALKKLGSQNKAFPLAHPLYATLYHSHPSLVERINELENED, from the coding sequence ATGCTTGGTTTTTTTGTAGTTTTATTCGTTTTTTATGCTGCCTTTAAGGCTTATGTTTCGTTTTTGCAGATTAAATTTATCAAACAAGAGAGTTTAAAGCCTGCCGTTGTTTTAGAAGAAGCCGAGTATAAAAACGCGGCTAAAATTGCCATAGATAATCAAAAATTTGAACTTGCCTCTCTTATTTTTGGTACTTTTGTTAGTATTGTTTGGCTTGTTTTTGGTCTTAGAATTTTATTTGAAGCTACTGTCAAAACAGCCTCAAATACCGAATACATCGTTTTTGTAATGAGTTTTTTGATCATAAATTCTTTATTTGATTTGCCATTTAATGTCTATGAAAAATTTATAAAAGACAAAAAGCACGGTTTTTCAAACGTAACAGCTAAAATTTTTATCATAGACACGATAAAATCGCTCGCGTTAACGCTTGTTTTTGGCTCGGCGTTTGTTTGGCTGCTTCTGTTTTGTCTTGAGGCACTTGGCGAACTTTGGTGGTTTTGGGCATTTTTGATAAGCTTTGGCATCATTTTGATAATAAACCTCATTTATCCAACCGTTATAGCTCCTATTTTTAACAAAGTAACTCCGCTTGAAGACGGCGAACTAAAGTCAAATATCGAAAATTTACTAACCTCCCTTGGCTTTAAAAGTAGTGGTGTTTTTGTGATGGATGCAAGTAAACGTGATAATCGTCTAAATGCCTACTTTGGAGGACTTGGTGCTACAAAACGCGTGGTGCTTTTTGATACGCTTATTAAAAAACTAAGCGTGGATGAGATCATAGCTGTTTTGGGACATGAGTTGGGGCATTTTAAACATAAGGATATTTTAAAAATGATAGCCCTAAGTTCGCTTATGTTGTTTTGTCTTTTTGGAGTATTTGGTAATATTAATAAAGGCGCTTATGACGCGCTAGGTATGAGCGGTGGCGGTGCCGTGATAGTGTTTTTACTTTTATTTAGTCCTATATTTAGCTTTATATTTAGCCCATTTATCTCATATATAAGTCGTAAAAATGAGTTTAATGCAGATAAATTTGGCGCAAAAACAAAAGATAGGCAAAGTATGATAAATGCGCTTAAAAAGTTAGGTAGTCAAAACAAAGCTTTCCCGCTTGCACATCCGCTTTATGCGACACTATATCACTCGCATCCAAGTCTTGTCGAACGTATAAATGAGCTTGAAAATGAGGATTGA
- a CDS encoding sodium-dependent transporter: MKKRQNWSSKLTYILAVAGATVGFGATWRFPYLVGQNGGGAYVLTFVVAMIVIGIPMILVENAIGRRLKVNAVDAFSGMANGKRIAKYWKIVGWMGLLGAFGIMSYYMVIGGWVLSYIGQIIFGLFDLSNIITITQTTEFYNQNIINNPMTISFATLVFVLVNYVILVQGAVEGIEKAAKYLMPILFLLMLTMVAKNITLDGAAQGIKFYLTPDFSKINMKLFIDVLGQVFFALSLGFGVMITLSSFVKKDEGLVKISVITGILNTAIAVLAGFMIFPSLFSFGIEPNSGPSLVFKSLPIVFSHMPFGSLIATAFFTLLMIAALTTSLPIYEVMITTLQEKFKVSRKKAIFIVLGGIFVLGNIPSLMATNLLSHITIFGKNIFDAYDAISATIFFVLTSLGCALFVGWVLGDEAKAEILKGSEKCVKIVNFWHWYVKFIIPFIILIVFISSFYDNFIK, from the coding sequence ATGAAAAAGAGGCAAAACTGGAGTTCAAAACTCACATATATCTTAGCTGTTGCAGGTGCTACCGTTGGATTTGGTGCAACGTGGAGGTTTCCTTATTTGGTTGGACAAAACGGCGGAGGAGCGTATGTGCTCACATTTGTTGTGGCGATGATAGTGATAGGAATTCCCATGATATTGGTTGAAAATGCTATCGGCAGACGTCTAAAGGTCAATGCGGTTGATGCATTTAGCGGTATGGCAAACGGCAAGCGTATCGCTAAATACTGGAAGATAGTAGGCTGGATGGGACTACTTGGTGCGTTTGGCATTATGTCTTATTATATGGTTATCGGTGGTTGGGTTTTAAGCTATATCGGGCAGATTATCTTTGGATTATTTGACTTATCAAATATCATAACTATCACGCAAACAACAGAATTTTATAATCAAAATATCATAAACAACCCAATGACTATCAGTTTTGCAACCCTTGTTTTTGTTCTTGTAAACTACGTTATCTTGGTGCAAGGAGCGGTTGAAGGTATAGAAAAGGCAGCAAAATATCTAATGCCGATTTTGTTTTTACTTATGCTAACAATGGTTGCTAAAAACATAACTCTTGATGGAGCTGCGCAAGGCATTAAATTTTATCTTACGCCAGATTTTTCTAAGATAAATATGAAGCTGTTTATCGACGTTTTGGGACAGGTATTTTTTGCTTTATCACTTGGTTTTGGCGTGATGATAACACTTTCTAGCTTTGTAAAAAAAGACGAAGGTCTTGTTAAAATTTCAGTGATAACTGGCATTTTAAACACGGCTATCGCCGTGCTTGCTGGCTTTATGATATTTCCTTCTCTCTTTAGTTTTGGTATCGAGCCAAACAGCGGTCCAAGTCTTGTCTTTAAAAGTTTACCGATAGTCTTCTCTCATATGCCGTTTGGTAGCCTTATCGCGACGGCGTTTTTTACGCTTTTAATGATAGCGGCACTTACAACATCGCTTCCGATTTATGAGGTTATGATAACAACCTTACAGGAAAAATTTAAAGTAAGCCGTAAAAAGGCGATATTTATAGTTCTTGGAGGAATTTTTGTTTTGGGCAATATCCCTAGTCTAATGGCTACAAATTTACTTTCTCATATTACAATCTTTGGTAAAAATATATTTGATGCCTATGACGCGATAAGTGCGACGATATTTTTCGTTCTTACTTCGCTTGGATGCGCCTTGTTTGTAGGCTGGGTATTAGGCGATGAAGCGAAAGCTGAAATTTTAAAAGGTAGTGAAAAGTGCGTTAAGATCGTTAATTTTTGGCACTGGTATGTTAAATTTATAATTCCTTTTATTATTTTAATCGTATTCATCAGTTCATTTTATGATAATTTTATAAAGTAG